Sequence from the Petrotoga mexicana DSM 14811 genome:
ATGTTCCTTGACCTAAAACAGGAAATTCTTCGTGTTTACCAAATCCTTTTAATTTTAATGGTTCGTCGTTTAAGTATAAATTTTTACTGTCCCACCTTATCTTTCTTATTCCAATTTTCATTTTATAACTGTCTAATGTCTGATCTTTTCTTTTAAGATTGATTTCAACGTCGTATAAATAAGGATTTTCCAAATTCCAAAACTTCGCATTTTCCAATTCTACTTTTACATCCGCTTTACCATTTTCTATGTCTTTTTGATGCTTTTCTCCAGCTATTACTACTTCAATAGTTCCATTATTGTTTGCATTTGTTAGTATTTCAAAATTAATTATCCCTCTTTTTTCTTTTGGAGAAGAAAGAGAAGTGTCAACCATGATATCTGTTATCTTTTCTTTGTTGGTTATCTCTATCGTTACAGGTCTGATTATTCCTCCATAGTTTAAGAAATCAAAGTTCGTACTGGGCCTTCTATCGGCAGTACCAACCAGCAAATCTTCTTGAGGTGTATTTCCCGCAGGAAAAGAGTCTGTTCTGAGTTCATTTTCCACAAGTACTTCTAAGATATTTTCTTCTTCAAACTTAACCTTATCAGTTATATCTATTTCAAATGGTAGGTATCCAACTTCATTTTCTCCTACCTTTTCACCATTTAGATAAATTTCACTTCTTGTATTAACCGCCTCAAAATAAAGCCTTATAGCTTTCTCTTCAAAATCTTTTGAAAGGTGAAAAGTTTTTTTGTATCTCATTTTCCCCTCTTCATATAGGAAATCTTGATATTGTTCGTTCCAACTTCCCGGAACAGCAATTGGTCTAATATCTTCCTCCTCTGTGCTTTTATCCTTTTTTATTTCCCATATCCCACTTAAACTTATAAGTGCTCTTTTTTTATTCTCTTGCGCCCTTAACATTTTAAAAACTCCTTTTTATTTATCTTCCTTATTCTCATACAACCAACAACGAACCATACGATTTTCTGTTTGTATTTCTGGTGGCATAT
This genomic interval carries:
- the uidA gene encoding beta-glucuronidase codes for the protein MLRAQENKKRALISLSGIWEIKKDKSTEEEDIRPIAVPGSWNEQYQDFLYEEGKMRYKKTFHLSKDFEEKAIRLYFEAVNTRSEIYLNGEKVGENEVGYLPFEIDITDKVKFEEENILEVLVENELRTDSFPAGNTPQEDLLVGTADRRPSTNFDFLNYGGIIRPVTIEITNKEKITDIMVDTSLSSPKEKRGIINFEILTNANNNGTIEVVIAGEKHQKDIENGKADVKVELENAKFWNLENPYLYDVEINLKRKDQTLDSYKMKIGIRKIRWDSKNLYLNDEPLKLKGFGKHEEFPVLGQGTFYPLIVKDYNLLKWIGANSFRTSHYPYTEDWLDLADQLGILVIDEAPHVGITRYHYNDETTKLCVKNIKRMIDRDKNHPSVIMWSVANEPESTHPKSEEFFKQLYETAKKSDKTRPVTFVSCMDMPGREDVSLKYFDIICINRYFGWYVFQGRLDEAISALNENLEYVYKKYNKPILLTEFGADAIPGYHYDPPIMFSEEYQKELIKRYIEVIESKDYTLGEHIWAFADFKTQEEVKRPILNHKGVFTRDRQPKIVAHYLRDIWK